The DNA segment GCCAGCTGAACGTGAATCGGGGCTCACCGACCCGGTCCGGCGAGTGCTCGGCGACCGGGCCCACGGTGAGCACCAGGTGCGGGACCGTCGACCGGGCCACGGCGTGGACCAGCGGGGCGTCGTGCCGGGCGTCCGGCGACTCGGCGTCCTCGCCGCCCGGCGCGCCCGCGTGCCGGAGGAAGACCAGCGGGGTGGCCGTCGCGTTCGCCAGGTGCAGGAAGTGCACGGCCTTCTGCGCTTCGGCAGCGGAGCAGGGCGCGGCCGGGGTGGACATCACCCCGACCGGGTATCCGTGCAGCTCACCCCAGCCGGCCAGGAGCGCGACGGCCTGACCGGGCTTGAACTCGTCGAAGTCGCTGTCGTCGAGGATTCGGGCCAGGACTTCCCGGGGCTCGAACTCGGACGGCTCGTACGCGGCGAGCGTGAGCATGTCCTCGGGGTCGTGCCGGGGCGGCAGCGGGGTCCGGGTACGCGGCGCCGGCCCGTGTTTGCGCCAGTTGAGCCGGCGCACGCACTGCCGGGCGAGCCGCAACCCGTCGCGTTCGTCCTCGGCGAGCTGGTCGGCGGGGCCTGCCGGACCGGCCGGCACGACGGGTGTGGCACGAACCTCGACGCCGTTGGCGGAGCTGCGTACCGGCTGCGGGTGGATGGTCAGCACCTTGGCGTGCCCGCGCACCATGATCGTGTAGTCGGAGAGCGCCGGCAGATACGCCGCGTCACCGGTGGTGAGCCCGAACGTCACGCAGACGGTCGGCACCCGATCGGGGGTGAGCCGGCTCAGCTCCCGGGCGATGCCGCCGTCGGGGCTGCCGGCGCCGGCCGACTCGACGAGGGTGACGAGCGGCAGCCGGTTCACCGAGGCGATCCGGGCGGCCCGGCGGATCTTCGCGGCGGTGTACGGATTGACCGCCCCGCCGTCCACCGTCGGGTCGTTGGCGATCACCACGCACTCGACGTCCTCGATCACGCCGACGCCGGTGACCACGCTCGCGCCGACCGGGTACTCCGAACCCCAGGCCGCCGAGGGCGCCAGCTCCAGGAACGGGCTGTCCTGGTCGAGCAGCATCTCGATGCGCTCCCGGGGCAGCAGCTTCCCGCGCGCGTGATGCCGGGTCACCCACTTCTCCCCGCCGCCCGCCCGTGCCTGGTCGAGCGCGTCCTCCAGGTCGGCGAGGAACTGCAGGGTGGTGCTGCGCCCCTCCAGGTAGGCGGGGTCGCGCGGGTCCAGCGTGGTGTCGAGCACGGTCATGCAGACACCCCGATGCCCGCTCCGCCCCTACCTGCGTCCAAAGCCGCGCCCTTCCCTGTCACGCCGGTGCCTCTCGGCCACCTCCGTAACGAGTGGCCAGGCGGGTGCGACACGGATTACGCATGGCGAAGGGGCTGCCCACCCGGACAGCCCCGACTTGGAGGAACGTCAGACGCGGGCGCGCCGCGCGAGCCGCTCCGGGTCCAGGATGATCACGCTCTTGCCGTCGAGCCGCAGCCAGGCGCGGGACGCGAAGTCGGCGAGCGCCTTGTTGACCGTCTCCCGGGACGCGCCGACCAGCTGGGCCAGCTCCTCCTGGGTGAGGTCGTGCGTCACCCGCAGCACGCCGCCGTCCCGGGTGCCGAACCGGCCGGCCATCTGCAGCAGGTTCTTCGCCACCCGGCCGGGCACGTCCGTGAAGATCAGGTCGGCGAGCGCGTCGTTGGTCCGGCGCAGGCGGCGAGCCAGCACGCGGAGCAACTGCTCGGCGATCTCGGGACGGTTGTTCAGCCAGGGCCGCAGGGACGACTTCTTCAGCCGCGCCAGGCGACTGTCCGTCACCGCGGTCGCCGTCGCCGTACGCGGACCGGGGTCGAAGAGCGAGAGCTCCCCGAGCATGTCCGACGGTCCCATGATCGAGACGAGGTTCTGCCGGCCGTCCGCAGCCCGGCGTCCGAGCTTGATTTTGCCGGACAGAACGATATACAGGCTGTCGCCGGCCTCGCCCTCGTTGAAGACCACGTCGCCCTTACGGACTTCGATCGTGTCCATCTCCTTGGCGAGCGCCTCTGCGGCTTCCGGGTCAACGCCCTGGAAGATTCCGCTGCGAGCCAGTACCTCATCCATCGCCGCACCTCCGAAAACGCGCAACGTCTGCGCTCGATCAGTCTAGGCGCACGCGGGCGGGAAACGGGCGGCCACCCCTTGATCCAGATACTGGACGGTAACCAGATTTGCCATTACCGCCGGTGATAAATCAGCGGTCCGGGCAGATCAGGACAGGCCTTTCGTCGGTCGATCCCGCTTGCGAGCTGACGGTATCGTCCCGGTCGATGAATTCGCACCCCCGGTCCCATCGCCAGGCACGTTTAGGACACCCTGCCCTAACTGTCACCATTGTCCTAGCTGCTCTGGCCGGAGCCGGCCTCGGCGGAGTCGCCATCGCGAAACGTGGTGACTCGCCGTCCGCTTCCTGGCAGGCGCCCGCCTCCGAGCCTTCCTCAGGAAGCGCCTCCACGAAGGCACCTGTCGAGGAGTCGGCGACCGTCGAGTCGATCAGCCTCTCCGCCACCGGCGACATCATCATGGGCAGCGCGCCGAACAAACTTCCGGCGAACGGCGGCGAGGGCTTCTTCGACTCGGTGAAGAAGGGTCTCGCGTCCGATCTGGTGATGGGCAATCTGGAACAGCCGCTGACCGGGGACACCGGCACCTCCAAGTGCGGATCGCCGGCCCGCCCCAACTGTTTCGCCTTCCGCTCGCCGCCGTCCTACGCCGAGCACCTCAAGGACGCCGGATTCCAGCTCCTCAACACGGCGAACAACCATTCCAAGGACTACGGGACGGCCGGCTACCGGAACACGGTCGAGGCCCTGGAGGGCGCCGGGCTCGAGCACACCGGCGCGCAGGACCAGATCACCGTGGTGGACGTCAAGGGCGTCAAGGTCGCCGTCGTGGGCTTCTCGCCGTACGCCGGTGCGAACAACCTGAACGACCTGGACGCCGCGGCCGCCGTGGTGGAGAAGGCCAAGTCCGAGGCCGACCTGGTCGTGGTGCAGGTCCACATGGGCGCCGAGGGCTCCGACAAGCAACACGTGAAGCCCGGCAACGAGCTGTTCTTCGGCGAGAACCGGGGCAACCCGATCAAGTTCAGCCATACCGTCATCGACGCCGGGGCGGACCTGGTCGTCGGTCACGGGCCGCACGTCCTGCGCGGCATGGAGTTCTACAAGGGGAAGCTCGTGGCGTACAGCCTCGGGAACTTCGCCGGCGGCGGCAAGACGCTCTCCGGAACCGGGGTTCTCAAGTACGCCGGGATCCTGCACGTGTCGCTGACGAAGGACGGTGAGTACGCCGGCGGCAAGTTCCTCTCGACCTATATGAGCGCCACCGGCGTCCCGACCCGGGACACCGAGAACGAGCGCGGACGCAAGCTGGTCAACGACCTGTCGGCAGCGGACTTCGACGACACGGCGGTGGCGATCGGCGACGACGGGACGATCAAGCCCTCGGCGTGACCGACGATGTCGCGCCGCCGACGTACTCTTTACCGGTGACTGCACCCGCCTCCGCATCGCGCTATGCGGGTGAGACCCTGCTCGGGCGCAAGCGGCGGGCCCGCAAGATGGCCCGGGTGCTCGCCGAGACCCACCCCGACGCGCACTGTGAGCTGGACTTCACCACGCCGCTCGAGCTGGCGGTCGCGACGATCCTGTCGGCGCAGACCACCGACGTCCGGGTCAACCAGGTGACGCCCACGCTCTTCAAGCTCTACCCGTCGGCCGCCGCGTACGCCGCCGCCGACCGCGCCGAGATGGAGACGCTGCTCCGGCCCACCGGGTTCTTCCGGGCGAAGACCGACTCGCTGATCAAGCTCGGTCAGATGCTCGTCGAGAAATACGACGGCGAGCTGCCTAGAAAACTCGATCAGCTGGTCGCGCTCCCCGGCATCGGCCGCAAGACCGCCAACGTGATCCTCGGCAACGCGTTCGGGGTGCCGGGCATCACCGTCGACACCCACTTCCGGCGGCTCACCAACCGGTTCGGCTGGGTCGACGAGGACGACCCGGTGAAGATCGAGTTCCTGGTCGCCGACCTGATCGAGAAACGCGACTGGACCATGCTGTCGCATCGGGTGATCTTCCACGGCCGCCGGGTCTGCCACGCGCGCAAACCGGCCTGCGGCGCCTGCACGCTGGCGAGTTCCTGCCCGTCGTTCGGGACCGGCCCGACCGAGGCGGCCGCCGCGGCGAAACTGCTGAAGGGCCCGCGCGCCCGTGATCTCGCGGAGGCCGCCGGCGTCGACCCCGGCCTCGTGCCGGCCGCCGCGGTGCTGGCCCCGGAGGAGCCGTGAGGCGTGCTCTGGCGACGGCTGCGGTGGCCGTCCTGACGCTGCTCTCGGCGTGCACGGCGAGCACGCGATCCGAAACCCCTGAGACTGCGCCACCGTTCGCCGCATGCACCTCCTTGAGTGTCGGGCCAGCGAATCCGGATCTGCCGGATCTGTCCCTGCCGTGCTTCAACGGCGGCGAAGCCGTGGACGTCCGTGACCTTCCCCGGCCGGCGGTGATCAACGTGTGGGCGTCCTGGTGCGCCCCCTGCCGTGACGAGTTGCCCGTCATGCAGGGCCTGGCCGACCGTACTGAAGGGAAACTCACCGTCCTCGGCGTCGCCAGCCGCGACCGGCGGGAGGCGTCCGCGTCCTTCGCGGCCGACCACGAGGTGAGCATGCCCACCCTCTACGACCCCGACCAGGCGTTCGCCACCGGGATCAAGGCGGCCGCGCTGCCTGCCACGGTCTTCGTCAGCCCCGAGGGCGAGGTCTACATCCATCGCGACGCGCTCGACGTCGACGAGCTGATCAAGCAGGTCAAGGAGCACACCGGAGTGACGGTGACCCGATGAGCCGAGGCGAGGTGCTGCGGCGGCCGGACGACCTGCCGCAGTGGTTCGAGCCACTGCTGACCCGCGTCGGCGGGAGCCGCACCGAGGACTTCACCCCGCTGCGTGAGCCGGACGGGAGCAACGGCCGGGCCAGCGCCGTCCTGGTGCTCCTGGGCGAGGGGCCGGACGGGCCTGATCTGCTGGTGCTGCAGCGGGCCGCGAGCATGCGCAACCACGCCGGCCAGCCCGCGTTTCCCGGCGGCGCCACCGATCCGGAGGACGTCGACGCCTCCGACACCGCGCTGCGCGAGGCCTCCGAGGAGGTCGGCCTCGACCGTGACAGCGCCGAGGTGCTGGCCCTGCTGCCCGACCTGTGGATCCCGGTGAGCCGCTTCGTCGTCACCCCGGTGCTGGCCTGGTGGCGGCGGCCGCACGACGTGCATCCGCTGCAACCGGCCGAGGTCGCGCACGTCGATCGTCTGCCGATCAGTGAACTCGCCGACCCGGCGAACCGTATCCGGGTGCGTCATCCGAGCGGCTGGGTCGGTCCTGCATTCCAGGTCCGGGGGCTGCTCGTCTGGGGTTTCACGGCGGGGGTGATCGCGGCGTTGCTGGACATGGCGGGATGGTCGCAGCCCTGGGAACCGGGCCGGCTCGTCGAGCTTCCCGACGCCTCCGCGCCCGTTCCGGCGGCTCGCGGTGGCGCGCCCGATGAGGTGGTGCCGTGACGTGGCCTCATACTTCTACGCTGAGTGAGTGCCCGTGGTCGATGTGATTCTGATCGTGCTGATGCTGCTGTTCGCGGTCAGCGGTTATCGGCAGGGCTTCGTCATCGGCGCCTTCTCCCTCGGCGGGTTCTTCAGCGGTGTGCTGATCGGGCTCCAACTCGGACCCCTGATCGCCCGGCAGTTCGCCGACGGCACGGTGCGGCTGGTCGTGGCCCTCGCGGTCATCCTCACCTTCGCGGTCCTCGGGCAGACCCTCGCCGGCTGGCTCGGGACCAACCTGCGGCGCGGCATCTTCAGCAAGCCGCTGCAGCATCTGGACGACGCCGGCGGCGCCCTGGTCTCGGTGGTGGCGCTGCTCCTCGCCGCGTGGCTGGTCGCCGTTCCGCTCGGCTCCACCCCGTTTCCCGCGATCAACCGGGAGTTCCGCAGCAGCGCCATCCTCAGTGGCATCAACGGCCTGATGCCGGAGCAGGCGCAGGCTCTCTCCTCGGCGCTCCGCGACACCCTCGACACCAGCGGCTTCCCGGACGTGTTCGGCGGTCTCGCGCGGACTCAGGCCAAGGAGGTCGCCGAGCCGGATCCGAAGCTCAAGAACTCGAAGATCGTGCAGTCGTCGAAGAAGTCGGTGCTGAAGGTGCTCGGCGCGGCCCCGAGCTGCTCCCGGCGGATCGAGGGCACCGGCTTCGTCTACGCCGAGGAGCGCGTCATGACGAACGCGCACGTGGTGGCCGGCACCAAGGAGGTCGTGGTGGAGACGTCCCGCGGCCAGCTCGAGGGCACCGTCGTGGTCTACGACCCGAAACGCGACCTCGCGGTCCTGCACGTGCCCGGCCTGGAAGCGCCGATCATGGACTTCGTCAGCAAGGAGGCGGCGAGCGGGGCCAGCGCGATCGTGCTGGGCTATCCGCAGGACGGGCCGTACAACGCCCAGTCCGCCCGCGTCCGCGACGTCAGCCGGATCACCGGCCCGGACATCTACGACTCCGGCGACGTGACCCGCGAGATCTACACGATCAAGTCGCTGGTCCGCAGCGGCAACTCGGGCGGCCCGCTGATCGACCCGAACGGCACCGTCCTCGGCGTGATCTTCGCGGCCGCGGCCG comes from the Actinoplanes sp. OR16 genome and includes:
- a CDS encoding MarP family serine protease produces the protein MPVVDVILIVLMLLFAVSGYRQGFVIGAFSLGGFFSGVLIGLQLGPLIARQFADGTVRLVVALAVILTFAVLGQTLAGWLGTNLRRGIFSKPLQHLDDAGGALVSVVALLLAAWLVAVPLGSTPFPAINREFRSSAILSGINGLMPEQAQALSSALRDTLDTSGFPDVFGGLARTQAKEVAEPDPKLKNSKIVQSSKKSVLKVLGAAPSCSRRIEGTGFVYAEERVMTNAHVVAGTKEVVVETSRGQLEGTVVVYDPKRDLAVLHVPGLEAPIMDFVSKEAASGASAIVLGYPQDGPYNAQSARVRDVSRITGPDIYDSGDVTREIYTIKSLVRSGNSGGPLIDPNGTVLGVIFAAAADDKNVGFALTADEASSVAEDGKTSTKAVKTGECA
- a CDS encoding TlpA disulfide reductase family protein, which gives rise to MSVGPANPDLPDLSLPCFNGGEAVDVRDLPRPAVINVWASWCAPCRDELPVMQGLADRTEGKLTVLGVASRDRREASASFAADHEVSMPTLYDPDQAFATGIKAAALPATVFVSPEGEVYIHRDALDVDELIKQVKEHTGVTVTR
- a CDS encoding carboxyl transferase domain-containing protein, whose product is MTVLDTTLDPRDPAYLEGRSTTLQFLADLEDALDQARAGGGEKWVTRHHARGKLLPRERIEMLLDQDSPFLELAPSAAWGSEYPVGASVVTGVGVIEDVECVVIANDPTVDGGAVNPYTAAKIRRAARIASVNRLPLVTLVESAGAGSPDGGIARELSRLTPDRVPTVCVTFGLTTGDAAYLPALSDYTIMVRGHAKVLTIHPQPVRSSANGVEVRATPVVPAGPAGPADQLAEDERDGLRLARQCVRRLNWRKHGPAPRTRTPLPPRHDPEDMLTLAAYEPSEFEPREVLARILDDSDFDEFKPGQAVALLAGWGELHGYPVGVMSTPAAPCSAAEAQKAVHFLHLANATATPLVFLRHAGAPGGEDAESPDARHDAPLVHAVARSTVPHLVLTVGPVAEHSPDRVGEPRFTFSWPAKGRTCADDGVIDPRDTRTVLGLCLSAVHSAAVEGAGHVGVFRP
- a CDS encoding CoA pyrophosphatase, producing MSRGEVLRRPDDLPQWFEPLLTRVGGSRTEDFTPLREPDGSNGRASAVLVLLGEGPDGPDLLVLQRAASMRNHAGQPAFPGGATDPEDVDASDTALREASEEVGLDRDSAEVLALLPDLWIPVSRFVVTPVLAWWRRPHDVHPLQPAEVAHVDRLPISELADPANRIRVRHPSGWVGPAFQVRGLLVWGFTAGVIAALLDMAGWSQPWEPGRLVELPDASAPVPAARGGAPDEVVP
- the nth gene encoding endonuclease III → MTAPASASRYAGETLLGRKRRARKMARVLAETHPDAHCELDFTTPLELAVATILSAQTTDVRVNQVTPTLFKLYPSAAAYAAADRAEMETLLRPTGFFRAKTDSLIKLGQMLVEKYDGELPRKLDQLVALPGIGRKTANVILGNAFGVPGITVDTHFRRLTNRFGWVDEDDPVKIEFLVADLIEKRDWTMLSHRVIFHGRRVCHARKPACGACTLASSCPSFGTGPTEAAAAAKLLKGPRARDLAEAAGVDPGLVPAAAVLAPEEP
- a CDS encoding CapA family protein, with translation MNSHPRSHRQARLGHPALTVTIVLAALAGAGLGGVAIAKRGDSPSASWQAPASEPSSGSASTKAPVEESATVESISLSATGDIIMGSAPNKLPANGGEGFFDSVKKGLASDLVMGNLEQPLTGDTGTSKCGSPARPNCFAFRSPPSYAEHLKDAGFQLLNTANNHSKDYGTAGYRNTVEALEGAGLEHTGAQDQITVVDVKGVKVAVVGFSPYAGANNLNDLDAAAAVVEKAKSEADLVVVQVHMGAEGSDKQHVKPGNELFFGENRGNPIKFSHTVIDAGADLVVGHGPHVLRGMEFYKGKLVAYSLGNFAGGGKTLSGTGVLKYAGILHVSLTKDGEYAGGKFLSTYMSATGVPTRDTENERGRKLVNDLSAADFDDTAVAIGDDGTIKPSA
- a CDS encoding Crp/Fnr family transcriptional regulator, yielding MDEVLARSGIFQGVDPEAAEALAKEMDTIEVRKGDVVFNEGEAGDSLYIVLSGKIKLGRRAADGRQNLVSIMGPSDMLGELSLFDPGPRTATATAVTDSRLARLKKSSLRPWLNNRPEIAEQLLRVLARRLRRTNDALADLIFTDVPGRVAKNLLQMAGRFGTRDGGVLRVTHDLTQEELAQLVGASRETVNKALADFASRAWLRLDGKSVIILDPERLARRARV